One segment of Bacteroides caecimuris DNA contains the following:
- the susD gene encoding starch-binding outer membrane lipoprotein SusD: MKIRYIKQLFSAALIASLSLGVTSCINDLNISPIDPQTDGSFDQQGVFVKGYAMLGLTGQKGIAGSADLDGQDEGESGFYRTTFNCNELPSDECLWAWQDNQDIPQFTNINWNSSSQRTEWVYVRLGYNITQYNFFLDQTEGKTDEETLRQRAEIRFLRALHYWYFLDLFGKAPFKEHFNNELPVEKKGAELYAYIQNELNDIEGNMYEPRQAPFGRADKAANWLLRARLYLNAGVYTGQTDYAKAEEYAGKVIDSGYELCDNYAELFMADNDENPNAMQEIILPIRQDGVKTRNHGGSVYLICATRIAGMPRMGTTNGWSCIFARAAMVQKFFPDLTKVPVLPDDVEIPNEGLDTDAQIDAFDAQYGLRTEDIIQAAGDDRAMLYSGVGGGRRKLQTDAITGFTNGLSIVKWQNYRSDGKPVNHTEYPDTDIPLFRLAEAYLTRAEALFRQDKDATADINKLRSRANCTRMVETVTEQELIDEWSREFYMEGRRRSDLVRFDMFTTNKYVWDWKGGTMNGAPVASHYNVFPVPVSDLNNNPNMSQNSNY, from the coding sequence ATGAAAATAAGATATATAAAACAACTATTTTCTGCTGCACTGATTGCTTCTCTCTCCTTGGGAGTAACTTCATGCATCAACGACCTGAATATTAGTCCTATCGACCCTCAGACAGACGGAAGTTTTGACCAACAAGGCGTATTTGTGAAAGGATACGCCATGTTAGGGTTGACCGGACAAAAGGGTATCGCCGGTTCCGCCGATCTTGACGGACAGGACGAGGGCGAATCCGGTTTCTACCGTACCACTTTCAACTGCAACGAACTGCCCTCAGACGAATGTCTCTGGGCGTGGCAGGACAACCAAGACATTCCTCAATTTACAAACATCAACTGGAACTCTTCCAGCCAACGCACCGAGTGGGTGTATGTCCGCTTAGGATACAACATCACACAGTATAACTTCTTCCTGGATCAAACGGAAGGGAAAACAGACGAAGAGACTTTACGCCAACGCGCTGAAATACGCTTCCTGCGTGCCTTGCACTACTGGTACTTCCTCGATTTGTTCGGGAAAGCACCGTTCAAAGAGCACTTCAACAACGAATTACCCGTCGAAAAGAAAGGCGCCGAACTCTATGCCTATATTCAAAACGAACTGAACGATATTGAAGGCAATATGTATGAACCCCGCCAAGCACCGTTCGGCCGTGCGGACAAGGCAGCCAACTGGTTACTCCGCGCACGTCTGTACCTGAACGCAGGTGTATATACCGGACAAACCGATTATGCAAAGGCAGAAGAATATGCTGGCAAAGTAATCGACTCGGGATATGAACTGTGCGACAATTATGCCGAACTATTCATGGCAGACAATGATGAAAACCCCAATGCCATGCAGGAAATCATCCTGCCCATCCGCCAGGACGGCGTGAAAACACGCAACCACGGCGGATCCGTTTATTTGATCTGCGCCACCCGCATTGCCGGCATGCCCCGCATGGGAACCACCAACGGATGGTCTTGCATCTTCGCCCGCGCAGCAATGGTGCAGAAATTCTTCCCCGACCTTACCAAAGTGCCCGTACTGCCCGACGATGTGGAAATTCCCAACGAAGGATTGGATACGGATGCACAGATTGACGCTTTCGATGCCCAATACGGTCTCCGGACGGAAGATATCATCCAAGCAGCCGGCGACGACCGAGCCATGCTGTATTCCGGTGTAGGAGGTGGCAGACGTAAACTCCAGACAGATGCCATCACGGGATTCACCAATGGATTGTCCATCGTCAAATGGCAGAACTACCGCTCGGACGGCAAACCCGTGAATCATACCGAATATCCGGACACCGACATCCCCCTGTTCCGCTTGGCAGAAGCCTATCTGACACGTGCCGAAGCTCTCTTCCGTCAAGATAAAGACGCGACAGCGGATATCAATAAACTTCGTTCGCGCGCCAACTGCACAAGAATGGTAGAGACTGTGACTGAACAGGAACTTATTGATGAATGGTCACGCGAGTTTTACATGGAAGGCCGCCGTCGTTCCGACCTGGTTCGCTTCGATATGTTCACAACAAACAAGTACGTTTGGGACTGGAAAGGGGGAACAATGAACGGGGCGCCTGTAGCTTCACACTACAACGTTTTCCCGGTTCCGG
- a CDS encoding IS982 family transposase — MKKLHNSQIISKLVVTKLLSTIALLMRNFIANFVRILGICKDFAGNRVNELGNVPRCGVVPKFSDLEVIALGITAEAFGFDSENLLFHRLHNECKEDFPNLISRRQFNARRKFTARLAEEIRKDVAGAIDGSEDVFCIDSKPVKVCQNARAKRCTMGQDNPDAAPDWGYCASQGLHYYGYKLHAVCGIRGVIHSFDMTAASVHDLHYLKDVRWEYHDCMMLGDKGYLSAEIQKNLFEAANITLEVPYRLNQKNWRPPTWAYKRFRKRIETIFSQLNDNLMMIRNYAKQSCGLFTRMAGKIAAMTFMQYVNFVNHRPIGQIKYSLI; from the coding sequence ATGAAAAAGTTGCACAATTCACAGATTATTAGTAAATTAGTGGTGACCAAACTACTAAGTACTATTGCACTGCTTATGCGCAACTTCATAGCAAATTTCGTCAGAATCCTCGGAATATGCAAGGATTTCGCTGGAAATCGTGTTAATGAACTCGGAAACGTCCCAAGATGTGGCGTTGTCCCCAAGTTCTCGGACCTCGAAGTAATTGCTCTCGGCATAACCGCCGAAGCCTTCGGATTCGACAGCGAGAATCTTCTTTTTCATCGATTGCATAATGAGTGTAAGGAGGATTTTCCAAACCTGATCAGTCGGAGACAGTTCAATGCCCGACGTAAGTTTACAGCACGACTTGCAGAAGAAATCCGCAAGGATGTAGCCGGAGCCATTGATGGATCCGAAGATGTGTTCTGCATTGATTCCAAACCTGTAAAGGTATGCCAGAACGCACGGGCGAAACGATGCACCATGGGACAAGACAATCCCGATGCGGCTCCTGACTGGGGATACTGCGCTTCGCAAGGCTTGCATTACTATGGATATAAGCTCCATGCAGTCTGCGGAATACGTGGTGTTATCCATTCCTTTGACATGACTGCCGCAAGCGTCCATGACCTTCATTATCTCAAGGACGTACGCTGGGAATATCATGATTGCATGATGCTTGGAGACAAAGGCTATCTCAGTGCTGAGATTCAGAAGAATCTCTTTGAGGCAGCAAATATCACTCTTGAAGTTCCATATCGGCTTAATCAGAAAAACTGGCGTCCGCCCACATGGGCATACAAGAGGTTCCGTAAACGTATCGAAACGATATTTTCTCAGCTCAACGACAATCTTATGATGATACGAAACTACGCAAAGCAATCCTGCGGTCTTTTCACCCGAATGGCAGGCAAAATCGCTGCAATGACGTTCATGCAATATGTCAATTTCGTTAATCATCGTCCGATTGGGCAGATAAAATATTCTCTAATTTAA